Proteins encoded by one window of Lates calcarifer isolate ASB-BC8 linkage group LG5, TLL_Latcal_v3, whole genome shotgun sequence:
- the LOC108875855 gene encoding ATP-dependent RNA helicase DDX39A, with translation MAEHDVDNELLDYEEDEEPQGAPESGTPANKKEVKGSYVSIHSSGFRDFLLKPELLRAIVDCGFEHPSEVQHECIPQAILGMDILCQAKSGMGKTAVFVLATLQQIEPVDGQVSVLVMCHTRELAFQISKEYERFSKYMPSVKVSVFFGGLSIKKDEEVLKKNCPHIVVGTPGRTLALIRQKSLSVKNIKHFVLDECDKMLEQLDMRRDVQEIFRLTPHEKQVMMFSATLSKEIRPVCRKFMQDPMEVFVDDETKLTLHGLQQYYCKLKDSEKNRKLFDLLDVLEFNQVVIFVKSVHRCVALSQLLVEQNFPAIAIHRGMAQEERLSRYQQFKDFQRRILVATNLFGRGMDIERVNIVFNYDMPEDSDTYLHRVARAGRFGTKGLAITFVSDETDAKTLNEVQDRFEVNVAELPEEIDISSYIEQSR, from the exons ATGGCTGAGCACGACGTTGATAATGAACTTCTGGACtatgaagaggatgaggagccCCAGGGAGCCCCCGAGAGTGGGACCCCAGCAAACAAGAAGGAGGTGAAGGGGTCCTATGTATCCATTCACAGCTCAGGCTTCAGAGACTTTCTTCTCAAACCAGAGTTGCTCCGTGCCATTGTGGACTGTGGTTTTGAGCATCCCTCAGAAG tccAGCATGAGTGTATTCCTCAGGCTATCCTGGGCATGGACATCCTGTGTCAGGCCAAGTCTGGTATGGGAAAGACGGCAGTGTTTGTTCTGGCCACCCTGCAGCAGATAGAACCTGTGGATGGTCAG GTGTCTGTCCTTGTGATGTGCCACACGCGAGAGTTGGCCTTCCAGATCAGCAAAGAGTACGAGCGCTTCTCCAAGTACATGCCCAGTGTCAAGGTGTCTGTGTTTTTCGGTGGCCTGTCCATTAAGAAGGACGAGGAAGTGCTGAAGAAGAACTGCCCTCACATTGTCGTGGGAACACCAGGACGCACCCTGGCCCTCATTCGGCAGAAGTCCCTCAGTGTGAAGAACATAAAACACTTTGTGCTTGACGAGTGTGATAAAATGCTGGAGCAGCTGG aCATGAGGCGTGACGTCCAGGAAATCTTCAGGCTGACACCCCACGAGAAGCAAGTTATGATGTTCAGTGCAACACTAAGCAAGGAGATCCGCCCTGTTTGCCGCAAGTTCATGCAGGAT CCGATGGAGGTGTTTGTGGATGACGAGACCAAGCTGACACTCCATGGCTTACAGCAGTATTATTGCAAGTTGAAGGATAGTGAGAAGAACCGAAAGCTGTTCGACCTGCTCGATGTACTCGAGTTCAACCAG GTGGTGATCTTTGTGAAGTCAGTGCATCGCTGTGTGGCTTTGTCTCAGCTGCTGGTGGAGCAGAACTTCCCCGCTATAGCCATCCACAGGGGCATGGCACAGGAGGAGAG GTTGTCACGGTATCAGCAGTTTAAAGACTTCCAGAGGCGGATCTTGGTTGCAACCAACCTGTTTGGCAGAGGCATGGACATTGAGCGAGTCAACATTGTCTTCAACTATGACATGCCAGAGGATTCTGACACCTACCTTCACAGA GTGGCCCGTGCTGGCAGGTTTGGGACCAAAGGTCTGGCCATCACCTTTGTGTCAGACGAGACTGATGCCAAGACCCTGAATGAGGTCCAAGACCGCTTCGAGGTCAATGTAGCAGAGCTACCAGAGGAGATTGATATTTCCTCCTACA tTGAACAGTCCAGATGa